One window of Nitrospira sp. genomic DNA carries:
- a CDS encoding ATP-binding protein gives MPKARKTDSTAKAQSVSKKSTPSPSPASSTAEDFEKLGVFYMGRPYDLATKQAKPGWLLYDSKDLVTHAVCVGMTGSGKTGLCLALLEEAAIDNIPAIIIDPKGDLGNLMLTFPSLKGEDFQPWINEDDARKKGLSSADYARGQAELWTKGLASWQQDGARIQRLRDAADVAIYTPGSNAGLPVSILKSFAAPAADVREDAELLRERISTTVTSLLGLLGIEADPIQSREHILLSTILDRTWKREEDLDLATLIQAIQSPPVSKIGVMDVESFFPSKDRFALAMKLNNLLAAPGFQAWMEGEALDIQSLLYTPAGKPRLAIFSIAHLSDTERMFFVTLLLSQMVGWMRTQSGTTSLRALLYMDEIFGYFPPVANPPSKLPLMTLLKQARAFGLGVVLATQNPVDLDYKGLANTGTWFIGRLQTERDKARVLEGLEGASTSAGKKFDRGRMEQTLAGLGNRIFLMNNVHEDEPVVFETRWCLSYLRGPLTRMQIKQLMDQRRRETLDVKRGTAETPRSALSPLRTPRRLIDAGPLSEASESSALTSRPMLPPDVPQHFVPLRGSKPEGSELVYTPMLLGSSQIRFVDSKSATDNTQNVVVLAPLVDGPVAVDWDKATAAELAVADLERDPEAGARFLALAASAGKAKSYADWNKDFGGWLFRTQKVELFRSPSTKEVSKPGESERDFRVRLQQTGREQRDESAGTLRQKYASKIATLQERIRRAELAKEKQQTESRSSQVQAAISVGASILGAFLGRKTISAANIGRATTAIRSAGRVMKESQDVGVAEENVAALQKQLGDLEAQFKAESDMLAAATDPLNEKLETISIKPTKANIAVKLVTLAWTPHWRDAEGVLSSAWS, from the coding sequence ATGCCGAAAGCGAGGAAGACCGATTCCACTGCAAAGGCCCAGAGCGTCTCGAAGAAATCCACTCCGTCACCCTCGCCTGCCTCGTCCACAGCGGAAGATTTCGAAAAGCTCGGCGTCTTTTATATGGGACGGCCGTATGATCTGGCCACCAAGCAGGCCAAACCTGGATGGCTGCTGTATGACTCGAAAGATCTGGTGACGCACGCGGTCTGCGTCGGGATGACCGGCAGCGGCAAGACAGGCCTGTGCCTCGCGCTGCTCGAAGAAGCCGCTATCGACAACATTCCCGCCATCATCATCGATCCGAAGGGCGACCTCGGCAATTTGATGCTGACGTTTCCATCGCTCAAGGGTGAAGACTTTCAACCCTGGATCAACGAGGACGATGCGCGCAAGAAAGGCTTGTCGTCAGCAGATTATGCTAGGGGGCAGGCCGAACTCTGGACGAAAGGTTTGGCAAGTTGGCAACAGGATGGGGCACGGATTCAACGGCTTCGAGATGCAGCGGATGTTGCGATTTACACGCCGGGAAGCAACGCCGGGTTGCCGGTTTCCATCCTTAAATCGTTCGCCGCGCCGGCTGCCGATGTGCGTGAAGATGCGGAGCTGCTGCGGGAGCGTATCAGTACGACCGTCACGAGTTTGCTCGGCCTGCTTGGCATCGAGGCCGATCCGATCCAGAGCCGTGAGCACATCCTCTTGTCCACAATTCTCGATCGGACGTGGAAGAGGGAAGAAGATCTCGACCTTGCCACACTGATTCAGGCCATCCAATCACCGCCGGTATCGAAGATCGGTGTGATGGATGTGGAGTCCTTCTTCCCCTCGAAAGACCGATTCGCGCTCGCGATGAAGCTGAACAATCTGTTGGCTGCTCCAGGATTTCAGGCCTGGATGGAAGGAGAAGCCCTCGATATTCAATCTTTGCTCTATACGCCGGCAGGCAAGCCACGTCTGGCGATCTTTTCCATCGCGCATCTTAGCGATACCGAGCGCATGTTCTTTGTCACGCTGCTCTTGAGTCAAATGGTCGGTTGGATGAGGACGCAATCTGGTACGACGAGCCTGCGAGCATTGCTCTACATGGACGAGATCTTCGGCTACTTCCCACCGGTAGCCAATCCTCCTTCGAAGCTCCCTTTGATGACCTTGCTCAAACAAGCGCGCGCGTTCGGACTCGGAGTTGTGCTTGCCACGCAAAACCCGGTGGATCTCGACTACAAGGGCTTGGCTAACACCGGCACCTGGTTCATTGGACGATTGCAGACGGAGCGAGACAAGGCGAGGGTGCTTGAGGGATTGGAAGGGGCTTCGACGAGTGCCGGAAAGAAGTTTGATCGAGGCCGCATGGAACAAACTCTGGCGGGCCTCGGCAATCGCATCTTTCTTATGAACAATGTGCACGAAGATGAGCCTGTCGTATTTGAGACGAGGTGGTGTCTCTCCTATCTGCGCGGACCGCTCACCAGAATGCAGATCAAGCAGTTGATGGACCAACGAAGACGTGAAACCTTAGACGTGAAGCGTGGAACGGCAGAAACTCCGCGCTCAGCACTCAGCCCGCTTCGCACGCCTCGCAGACTCATCGACGCGGGCCCGCTCAGCGAGGCGAGCGAGTCCTCAGCACTGACATCCCGTCCCATGTTGCCTCCGGATGTTCCGCAGCACTTCGTGCCGTTGCGCGGTAGCAAGCCGGAGGGAAGTGAATTGGTCTATACCCCAATGCTCTTGGGTTCCTCACAGATTCGCTTCGTCGATTCGAAAAGCGCAACCGACAATACACAGAATGTGGTCGTATTGGCTCCTCTAGTGGACGGTCCTGTAGCGGTCGATTGGGACAAGGCGACAGCGGCTGAATTGGCGGTGGCTGATCTTGAACGAGATCCGGAAGCGGGAGCACGGTTTCTAGCGTTGGCGGCGAGTGCCGGCAAGGCCAAGAGCTACGCCGATTGGAACAAGGACTTTGGCGGCTGGCTCTTCCGTACACAAAAGGTGGAGTTGTTCAGGAGTCCCAGCACCAAGGAAGTATCAAAACCTGGAGAATCCGAGCGAGATTTCCGCGTCCGGTTGCAGCAAACCGGGCGAGAACAACGCGATGAGAGCGCCGGGACGCTTCGCCAGAAGTATGCGTCGAAGATTGCCACACTTCAAGAGCGTATTAGACGGGCGGAACTGGCGAAAGAAAAACAGCAGACCGAATCTCGTTCCAGCCAAGTGCAGGCGGCGATTTCTGTCGGAGCCTCCATTCTCGGGGCGTTTCTTGGACGAAAGACGATCAGCGCCGCGAACATCGGTCGGGCCACGACCGCGATCCGGAGTGCCGGCCGAGTCATGAAAGAGTCTCAGGATGTCGGGGTAGCCGAAGAAAATGTGGCAGCGTTACAAAAACAGTTGGGCGATCTCGAAGCACAATTCAAGGCTGAAAGCGATATGCTGGCCGCTGCAACCGATCCACTGAATGAGAAGCTCGAAACGATATCCATCAAACCCACCAAAGCCAACATTGCCGTGAAGCTGGTGACCCTCGCCTGGACCCCGCACTGGCGGGATGCCGAGGGGGTCCTCTCATCAGCCTGGTCCTAG